A part of Halomarina litorea genomic DNA contains:
- a CDS encoding Zn-ribbon domain-containing OB-fold protein has protein sequence MNGSSDPDDSGDGGGALEIGRYTRPFWSALSEGDFLVHECRDCNRAFFPPAPVCPHCGATEVEWVEASGEAELYSFTRQHTAPPGFDAPVLLGLVELAEGPRVLCAIEGEYGDLELGQAVELVATEYDEGFDRGDLSGEAFFAARPVHDRSE, from the coding sequence ATGAACGGGTCGTCCGACCCCGACGACTCGGGTGACGGCGGTGGCGCGCTCGAAATCGGGCGCTACACCCGCCCGTTCTGGTCGGCACTCTCCGAGGGCGACTTCCTCGTCCACGAGTGTCGGGACTGCAACCGGGCGTTCTTCCCGCCCGCGCCGGTCTGTCCGCACTGCGGGGCCACGGAGGTCGAGTGGGTCGAGGCCAGCGGCGAAGCGGAGCTGTACTCCTTCACCCGCCAGCACACCGCGCCGCCGGGGTTCGATGCGCCGGTCCTCCTCGGTCTCGTCGAACTGGCGGAGGGCCCGCGCGTGCTGTGCGCTATCGAGGGCGAGTACGGCGACCTCGAACTCGGGCAGGCGGTCGAACTCGTCGCGACGGAGTACGACGAGGGGTTCGACCGCGGCGACCTCTCGGGCGAGGCGTTCTTCGCGGCCCGGCCGGTCCACGACCGAAGTGAGTAG
- a CDS encoding 3-hydroxyacyl-CoA dehydrogenase, translating to MTLESVEDVERTAVIGAGEMGRGIAAVQALAGYEVTLQDIDAEQVEAAEGHIEWSYDKSAEKGHISEEEASAALDRLSFESDLETAVGDVDFVTEVVLEQQSIKAQVFDQLDEHTPDHAILATNTSGLNVTKLAEGTDRPSQVIGTHWFNPPMLMDLVEVIETEHTDPVVADLGEALVEDWGKTPIRCRKDVPSFIVNRCMRPYGEAAAWMAYYGEAEIEEVDSAMKYKERFPMGPFELADFTGGIQIRVEAEEDHLTDDRLLRYDTRVCPLLHELYDRGHYGRKADHGFYSYEDQDAPDIDARAGRDVDPLDVWAPVINEAAKMVQHDVATVEDVDTGARLGGNWPMGPFEKADEVGAKAVVRRLVELADRHEPFEKSMETLPCDLLVETAKANETFY from the coding sequence ATGACGCTCGAATCAGTCGAGGACGTGGAGCGCACGGCGGTCATCGGCGCCGGCGAGATGGGTCGCGGCATCGCCGCGGTGCAGGCACTCGCGGGCTACGAGGTCACCCTGCAGGACATCGACGCCGAACAGGTCGAGGCCGCCGAGGGCCACATCGAGTGGAGCTACGACAAGTCCGCCGAGAAGGGCCACATCTCCGAGGAGGAGGCGAGCGCCGCGCTGGACCGCCTCTCCTTCGAGAGCGACCTCGAGACGGCGGTCGGCGACGTGGACTTCGTCACCGAGGTGGTCCTCGAACAGCAGTCCATCAAGGCGCAGGTGTTCGACCAGCTAGACGAGCACACGCCGGACCACGCGATTCTGGCGACGAACACCTCGGGGCTGAACGTGACGAAACTCGCCGAGGGGACCGACCGCCCCTCGCAGGTCATCGGTACGCACTGGTTCAACCCGCCGATGCTGATGGACCTCGTCGAGGTCATCGAGACGGAACACACCGACCCCGTCGTCGCCGACCTGGGTGAGGCCCTCGTCGAGGACTGGGGCAAGACGCCCATCCGGTGTCGCAAGGACGTCCCCTCGTTCATCGTCAACCGCTGCATGCGACCGTACGGCGAGGCCGCCGCGTGGATGGCCTACTACGGTGAGGCCGAAATCGAGGAGGTCGACTCCGCGATGAAGTACAAGGAGCGCTTCCCGATGGGGCCGTTCGAACTCGCGGACTTCACCGGCGGCATCCAGATTCGCGTCGAGGCCGAGGAGGACCACCTCACGGACGACCGACTGCTGCGCTACGACACGCGGGTCTGCCCGCTCCTGCACGAACTGTACGACCGCGGGCACTACGGCCGGAAGGCCGACCACGGCTTCTACAGCTACGAGGACCAGGACGCGCCCGACATCGACGCCCGCGCCGGGCGCGACGTCGACCCCCTCGACGTCTGGGCGCCGGTCATCAACGAGGCGGCGAAGATGGTCCAGCACGACGTCGCCACCGTCGAGGACGTGGACACCGGGGCACGCCTCGGGGGCAACTGGCCGATGGGTCCCTTCGAGAAGGCCGACGAGGTGGGCGCGAAGGCCGTCGTCCGCCGCCTCGTGGAACTCGCCGACCGCCACGAACCGTTCGAGAAGTCGATGGAGACGCTCCCCTGCGATCTCCTCGTCGAGACGGCGAAGGCGAACGAGACGTTCTACTGA
- a CDS encoding CaiB/BaiF CoA transferase family protein produces MRTEESTGGRLPLSGVTVVDLTQVVAGPFATMTLADLGADVVKIEAVGRGDRSRSIQPVPEYFDTINRNKRSVTLNLKDERGQQVALDLLADADVFVESTKPGRIDRYGLDYETVREVNPDIVYCTITGFGTDSPYQDLPAWDMLIQGMSGIMSMTGEPDRTPLWSGLPSGDLIAGSYAVQSVLAALYARERGDIEGEWVEVPMFDAAVSWLTSRAGYTFGTDEPFPRHGTHHPSIAPFGLFDAVDGTVVVAAGTGSLWEALCAAVDRPDLAEDDRFATMDDRVENRTELLAALEPVFADYEVAELVARLREHDVPAGPIHDTASVWEDEHVRERNLRRTMEREGRPDAEVIDHPVHFTNLVTDLGTPPEELGESTDDVLSDLGYDPETVDDLRRDGVVD; encoded by the coding sequence ATGCGCACCGAGGAGTCGACCGGCGGCCGCCTCCCCCTGTCGGGGGTGACGGTCGTCGACCTGACGCAGGTGGTCGCCGGCCCGTTCGCGACGATGACGCTCGCGGACCTCGGGGCCGACGTGGTGAAGATAGAGGCGGTCGGTCGCGGCGACCGGAGCCGGTCGATTCAGCCGGTGCCCGAGTACTTCGACACCATCAACCGGAACAAGCGGAGCGTCACGCTCAACCTGAAGGACGAACGCGGCCAGCAGGTCGCACTGGATTTGCTGGCCGACGCCGACGTCTTCGTCGAGTCCACGAAGCCCGGCCGCATCGACCGCTACGGCCTCGACTACGAGACGGTCCGTGAGGTGAACCCCGACATCGTCTACTGCACCATCACGGGGTTCGGGACCGACAGCCCCTATCAGGACCTCCCCGCGTGGGACATGCTCATCCAGGGGATGAGCGGCATCATGAGCATGACAGGCGAACCCGACCGCACGCCCCTCTGGTCGGGACTCCCGAGCGGCGACCTCATCGCCGGGTCGTACGCCGTCCAGAGCGTCCTCGCGGCGCTCTACGCCCGCGAGCGCGGCGATATCGAGGGGGAGTGGGTCGAGGTGCCGATGTTCGACGCCGCCGTCTCGTGGCTCACCTCGCGCGCCGGCTACACCTTCGGGACGGACGAACCGTTCCCCCGTCACGGGACCCACCACCCCTCTATCGCGCCGTTCGGACTGTTCGACGCGGTCGACGGTACCGTCGTCGTCGCGGCCGGGACCGGCAGTCTCTGGGAGGCGCTCTGTGCGGCGGTCGACCGCCCGGACCTCGCCGAGGACGACCGATTCGCGACGATGGACGACCGGGTGGAGAACCGCACGGAACTGCTCGCCGCCCTCGAACCGGTGTTCGCCGACTACGAGGTGGCCGAACTGGTCGCCCGACTGCGCGAACACGACGTCCCCGCGGGGCCCATCCACGACACCGCGTCGGTCTGGGAGGACGAACACGTCCGGGAGCGGAACCTCCGGCGGACAATGGAACGCGAGGGGCGGCCGGACGCGGAGGTCATCGACCACCCGGTCCACTTCACCAACCTCGTCACCGACCTCGGGACGCCGCCCGAGGAACTCGGGGAGAGTACGGACGACGTCCTCTCGGACCTCGGGTACGATCCGGAGACCGTCGACGACCTGCGGCGGGACGGGGTCGTCGACTGA
- the rdfA gene encoding rod-determining factor RdfA, whose product MSKVARLIDDYELTGMGADLEARWTDEEGDRMSLRELADYFNRRLLAAAMEDARMRPVDGEVENTYRLLTAKDVDAGNRTTARRRLEREGVDVESLDHDFVSHQAVYTYLTGERGVESPERGGDPLESSRETLQKLQSRTVAVTENTLERLKRADYMGAGDYDVLVDIRVVDRDTGRQEDVLSLLDQFDEGEASSSD is encoded by the coding sequence ATGAGTAAGGTCGCCCGACTCATCGACGACTACGAACTGACGGGGATGGGTGCCGACTTAGAGGCGCGCTGGACCGACGAGGAGGGCGACCGGATGAGCCTCCGCGAACTGGCCGACTACTTCAACCGTCGCCTGCTGGCGGCGGCGATGGAGGACGCCCGGATGCGACCCGTCGACGGCGAGGTCGAGAACACCTACCGCCTCCTGACGGCGAAGGACGTCGACGCCGGCAACCGGACGACGGCCCGCCGACGACTGGAGCGCGAGGGCGTCGACGTGGAGTCGCTCGACCACGACTTCGTCTCCCACCAGGCGGTGTACACCTACCTGACGGGCGAACGCGGCGTCGAGAGCCCCGAACGCGGCGGCGACCCGCTGGAGTCCTCTCGCGAGACGCTCCAGAAACTCCAGAGCCGGACCGTCGCCGTCACCGAGAACACCCTCGAACGACTCAAGCGCGCCGACTACATGGGCGCGGGCGACTACGACGTCCTCGTCGACATCCGCGTCGTCGACCGGGACACCGGCCGACAGGAGGACGTCCTCTCCCTGCTCGACCAGTTCGACGAGGGTGAGGCCTCCTCGTCCGACTGA
- a CDS encoding IclR family transcriptional regulator: protein MTVQDGRDRRLGSVVRVFDIVEHLRAVECDGVTNIAESVGAAKSTVHAHLATLESKGYVVREGEEYRLGIRFLTLGEHVRAAEPLAQAARRPVEDLAEETGEHVVAMTIQHGLGTVVHVGEGDRSVPSDITVGTPVYLHCSAGGKAVLATYPRDRVDGVVDRWGLPAFTDATITDRESLHEELADVRESGVATNREEYLDGVVALGTAVHAPDGTVEGAITLSGPARRLFGCGREADLRDSLLASANAIEVNLMFHS, encoded by the coding sequence ATGACAGTGCAGGACGGGCGGGACCGTCGCCTCGGGTCGGTCGTCCGCGTTTTCGACATCGTCGAACACCTCCGGGCGGTCGAGTGCGACGGCGTGACGAACATCGCCGAGTCGGTGGGTGCGGCCAAGAGCACCGTCCACGCCCACCTCGCGACGCTCGAGTCGAAGGGCTACGTCGTCCGCGAGGGCGAGGAGTACCGTCTCGGCATCCGGTTTCTCACCCTCGGCGAACACGTCAGGGCGGCCGAACCGCTGGCGCAGGCCGCCCGGCGGCCGGTCGAGGACCTCGCCGAGGAGACGGGCGAACACGTCGTCGCGATGACCATCCAGCATGGACTCGGCACCGTCGTCCACGTCGGCGAGGGCGACCGGTCGGTCCCCAGCGACATCACCGTCGGCACGCCGGTGTACCTCCACTGCTCGGCCGGCGGGAAGGCCGTCCTTGCGACGTACCCGCGGGACCGGGTCGACGGCGTCGTCGACCGCTGGGGCCTCCCCGCGTTCACGGACGCGACCATCACCGACCGCGAGTCCCTCCACGAGGAACTCGCCGACGTCCGGGAGTCCGGCGTCGCCACGAACCGCGAGGAGTACCTCGACGGCGTCGTCGCACTCGGGACGGCCGTCCACGCCCCCGACGGGACCGTTGAGGGAGCTATCACGCTCTCCGGGCCCGCCCGTCGGCTCTTCGGGTGCGGACGCGAGGCGGACCTGCGGGACAGCCTCCTCGCGAGCGCCAACGCCATCGAGGTGAACCTCATGTTCCATTCCTGA
- a CDS encoding acyl-CoA dehydrogenase family protein — protein MIGDDPLLTDEESAYLAETRRALDEEVFVGRLDREHVRALDRNEESAEDWREYMRRMGERDLLGISVPEAYNGAGGTFTETALAEGAIGNRGSIVHACQASLTQHIGRTMYEHGSEHVRETYLKPMLAGEFVVAQAFTEPASGTDIAHLGTRAEREGDHWVVDGEKRFIDFAPYADVLFVPVRTGGEAGDREGLSILVVDGDTEGFEVLERHADWHGFRGTGASWIRFDDAHVPVENTIGEAGSAWSYITNELNLEHLTISRYCLGAAERALAFAANYTEAREVNGRPLSRYQGVSHQLSECATRLDAAYLLNTRAARILDRDGMAAGRMEGAMAKQFGNEVAHAVADTAMQVMGGVATTAKYPVERIQRDVRAGRYMGGATEVMKAIVQHDAYDRLRDEDFDGSLVGREHEGLPW, from the coding sequence ATGATCGGCGACGACCCACTGCTGACCGACGAGGAGTCGGCGTACCTCGCTGAGACGCGGCGAGCGCTCGACGAGGAGGTGTTCGTCGGGCGACTCGACCGCGAGCACGTCCGTGCGCTGGACCGCAACGAGGAGTCGGCGGAGGACTGGCGGGAGTACATGCGGCGGATGGGCGAACGCGACTTGCTCGGCATCAGCGTCCCCGAGGCGTACAACGGGGCCGGCGGGACGTTCACGGAGACGGCGCTGGCGGAGGGGGCCATCGGCAACCGGGGGAGCATCGTCCACGCCTGTCAGGCCTCGCTCACCCAGCACATCGGGCGGACGATGTACGAACACGGAAGCGAGCACGTTCGGGAGACCTACCTGAAGCCGATGCTCGCCGGGGAGTTCGTCGTCGCGCAGGCGTTCACGGAACCGGCGAGCGGGACGGACATCGCCCACCTCGGGACGCGCGCGGAACGCGAGGGCGACCACTGGGTCGTCGATGGGGAAAAGCGGTTCATCGACTTCGCGCCCTACGCCGACGTGCTGTTCGTCCCCGTCAGGACGGGTGGCGAGGCGGGCGACCGGGAGGGCCTGTCGATACTGGTCGTCGACGGCGACACCGAGGGGTTCGAGGTGCTCGAACGCCACGCCGACTGGCACGGCTTCCGGGGGACGGGCGCGTCGTGGATTCGCTTCGACGACGCCCACGTCCCCGTCGAGAACACCATCGGCGAGGCGGGCAGCGCGTGGTCGTACATCACGAACGAACTCAACCTCGAACACCTCACCATCTCGCGGTACTGCCTCGGTGCGGCCGAGCGCGCACTCGCATTCGCGGCGAACTACACCGAGGCCCGCGAGGTCAACGGGCGGCCCCTCTCGCGCTATCAGGGCGTGAGCCACCAGCTCTCGGAGTGTGCGACCCGGCTGGACGCCGCCTACCTCCTCAACACGCGGGCGGCGCGCATCCTCGACCGGGACGGGATGGCCGCCGGCCGGATGGAGGGGGCGATGGCCAAGCAGTTCGGCAACGAGGTGGCCCACGCGGTGGCCGACACCGCGATGCAGGTGATGGGCGGCGTCGCCACCACCGCGAAGTACCCCGTCGAGCGCATCCAGCGAGACGTGCGCGCCGGGCGGTACATGGGCGGCGCGACGGAGGTGATGAAGGCCATCGTCCAGCACGACGCCTACGACAGACTGCGCGACGAGGACTTCGACGGGTCCCTCGTCGGACGGGAACACGAGGGCCTGCCGTGGTGA
- a CDS encoding Cdc6/Cdc18 family protein, producing the protein MADEPTRLSDFDGAYDDPSEDPLFAAEDEGRGRLGVFERKELLKVGHVPESTRIVGRDGEIESVAAELRPIVQNDPPNNVVIYGKTGTGKSLVARHVTERARRAAVANNVAAGTVYVDCAQHNTQTRVARTITRTLNDEEVTGLSIPRAGIGSGEYYDYLWEILDKRYDAVVVILDEVDRLSDDDVLMQLSRARESGKAECHLGVIAISNKIEYRDRLNERVKSSLREEEFVFQPYDADQLRDIMHHRRDAFRDGVLTEEVIPLTAGFAAQEHGDARKAIEILRHAGELAERRGDEHVTEDHVRDAQEWAEIDRFEELLRGSTTQVKFILYALATLTEASDGEEFSTSRIYERYRDTCDTLGANVLGEHRVYELLKEQAFLGVVESRRTGGGRGQGSYLEHRLVKDTDVVLKSVLRDSRLSDLR; encoded by the coding sequence ATGGCAGACGAACCCACGCGGCTCTCGGACTTCGACGGGGCGTACGACGACCCGTCCGAGGACCCCCTGTTCGCCGCCGAGGACGAGGGGCGGGGCCGACTGGGCGTCTTCGAACGCAAGGAACTCCTGAAGGTCGGACACGTCCCGGAGAGCACTCGCATCGTCGGTCGAGACGGGGAGATCGAGTCGGTCGCCGCAGAACTCCGCCCCATCGTCCAGAACGATCCGCCGAACAACGTCGTCATCTACGGGAAGACCGGGACGGGGAAGTCGCTCGTCGCGCGCCACGTCACCGAGCGCGCCCGGCGGGCCGCCGTCGCGAACAACGTCGCCGCGGGGACGGTGTACGTCGACTGCGCACAGCACAACACGCAGACCCGCGTCGCACGCACCATCACCCGGACGCTCAACGACGAGGAGGTCACCGGCCTCTCCATCCCGCGCGCCGGCATCGGGAGCGGGGAGTACTACGACTACCTCTGGGAGATACTCGACAAACGGTACGACGCGGTCGTGGTCATCCTGGACGAGGTGGACCGCCTGAGCGACGACGACGTTCTGATGCAGCTCTCGCGCGCCCGCGAGTCTGGGAAGGCCGAGTGCCACCTCGGGGTCATCGCCATCAGCAACAAGATCGAGTACCGCGACCGCCTCAACGAGCGCGTCAAGTCGAGTCTCCGCGAGGAGGAGTTCGTCTTCCAGCCGTACGACGCCGACCAGTTGCGCGACATCATGCACCACCGGCGCGACGCCTTCCGCGACGGCGTCCTCACCGAGGAGGTCATCCCGCTCACGGCGGGGTTCGCCGCACAGGAACACGGCGACGCGCGCAAAGCCATCGAGATTCTCCGCCACGCCGGGGAACTCGCGGAGCGCCGGGGCGACGAACACGTCACGGAAGACCACGTCCGCGACGCACAGGAGTGGGCTGAGATCGACCGCTTCGAGGAACTGCTCCGCGGATCGACGACGCAAGTGAAGTTCATCCTCTACGCGCTCGCGACGCTCACCGAGGCCTCCGACGGCGAGGAGTTCTCGACGAGTCGCATCTACGAGCGCTACCGCGACACCTGCGACACCCTCGGCGCGAACGTCCTCGGCGAGCACCGCGTCTACGAACTCCTCAAGGAGCAGGCGTTCCTCGGCGTCGTCGAGTCCCGTCGCACCGGCGGTGGGCGCGGGCAGGGCAGCTACCTCGAACACCGCCTCGTCAAGGACACCGACGTCGTCCTGAAGTCCGTCCTCCGGGACAGCAGGCTGAGCGACCTCCGGTAG
- a CDS encoding thiolase family protein: MPTAHVTGLAALPNGRYDAPERDLALRVVLDALDDAGRSPRDIDGLYLPKPRPWTPQGFFSTLLANLLGAAPRRTVETYTGGTSGGSAFQTAVADVRAGRAETAVVLAVERNSIIDTADYFRYILGIFDREFQAPAGPSIPAVYAQSMQRYCHEYGVLREAMADIVVKNRANGATNPESVFDAGVSADEVLGSRPIADPLRLFDCPRPCDGAAALVVSSERSGNADGEAVPVAGLGAHHASSHLVGTRDGSLAHLPAVGGAVEDALGDAGCDVESVDVLEPYAPFPHVEAILTEEAGLFDRGEGVAACARGETALDGAHPVSPSGGCLGRGHPAMVTPLLNHVAAVRQVRGTAHNQVDGAETVLTTSEHGHVDGATATVFGGGR; encoded by the coding sequence GTGCCGACAGCACACGTGACGGGCCTCGCGGCCCTCCCGAACGGACGGTACGACGCGCCGGAGCGTGACCTCGCACTCCGGGTCGTCCTCGACGCACTCGACGACGCGGGCCGTTCCCCACGCGACATCGACGGCCTCTACCTGCCGAAGCCGCGCCCGTGGACGCCACAGGGGTTCTTCTCGACGCTCCTCGCGAACCTCCTCGGGGCGGCACCCCGGCGGACGGTGGAGACGTACACCGGTGGGACGAGCGGCGGGAGCGCCTTCCAGACCGCCGTCGCGGACGTTCGCGCGGGCCGGGCAGAGACGGCCGTCGTCCTCGCCGTCGAGCGCAACTCCATCATCGACACCGCCGACTACTTCCGGTACATCCTCGGCATCTTCGACCGGGAGTTTCAGGCCCCGGCGGGACCGTCGATTCCCGCCGTCTACGCCCAGTCGATGCAACGCTACTGCCACGAGTACGGCGTCTTGCGGGAGGCGATGGCGGATATCGTCGTGAAGAACCGTGCCAACGGGGCGACGAACCCCGAATCGGTCTTCGACGCGGGCGTGAGCGCCGACGAGGTGCTCGGGTCGCGACCCATCGCCGACCCCCTCCGACTGTTCGACTGCCCCCGTCCGTGCGACGGGGCGGCCGCGCTGGTCGTGTCGAGCGAACGGTCGGGGAACGCGGACGGCGAGGCGGTTCCGGTAGCGGGACTCGGTGCCCACCACGCGTCGAGCCATCTCGTTGGGACGCGCGACGGGTCGCTCGCGCACCTTCCCGCGGTCGGCGGGGCGGTCGAGGACGCACTCGGGGACGCGGGATGCGACGTCGAGTCGGTGGACGTCCTCGAACCGTACGCGCCGTTCCCGCACGTCGAGGCCATCCTCACGGAGGAGGCGGGCCTGTTCGACCGCGGCGAGGGTGTCGCCGCCTGCGCCCGTGGCGAGACGGCCCTCGACGGCGCACACCCGGTGAGTCCCTCGGGTGGGTGTCTCGGCCGGGGGCACCCCGCGATGGTGACGCCGCTGTTGAACCACGTCGCCGCCGTCCGACAGGTCCGGGGGACCGCCCACAATCAGGTGGACGGCGCGGAGACGGTCCTCACGACGAGCGAACACGGCCACGTCGACGGTGCCACGGCCACCGTCTTCGGGGGTGGGCGATGA
- a CDS encoding DUF7260 family protein: MHRHVVAPVRTARDLLREEREQVAAERAAFRRFESGVEDLSLPGSTSTGPSGVPSMRTTTLSTSVGGSSDPLAAVRCVYRETVMAVDHFGSVYDESLAEHLASELGQDIATGVVCGGPSTFTESFRETLLGAARTARTSREGLIDALDVESAALDDADRTLRDIVEAADDLRGTTRSGPLPARREDDGPECPCTRLAALQERCETTVTDRQRRLGDPVVDSHSLDGHALCRYLYHDADWTYPVLTAATTLADDLTALARTLDCEE; the protein is encoded by the coding sequence ATGCACCGTCACGTCGTCGCCCCCGTCCGAACCGCCCGCGACCTGCTCCGCGAAGAGCGCGAGCAGGTGGCCGCCGAGCGAGCGGCGTTCCGTCGGTTCGAATCCGGCGTCGAGGACCTCTCGCTCCCGGGGTCGACCAGCACCGGGCCGTCCGGCGTGCCCTCGATGCGGACGACGACGCTGTCGACGTCCGTGGGGGGGTCCTCCGACCCGCTCGCGGCCGTCAGGTGCGTCTACCGGGAGACGGTGATGGCCGTCGACCACTTCGGGTCGGTGTACGACGAGTCGCTCGCCGAGCACCTCGCCTCGGAACTCGGCCAGGACATCGCCACGGGCGTCGTCTGCGGCGGTCCCTCGACCTTCACCGAGTCGTTCAGGGAGACCCTGCTGGGGGCCGCCCGGACCGCACGGACCTCCCGGGAGGGACTGATCGACGCGCTGGACGTCGAGTCGGCGGCGCTCGACGACGCCGACCGAACCCTGCGGGACATCGTCGAGGCGGCCGACGACCTGCGGGGGACGACCCGCTCCGGCCCGCTCCCGGCGAGGAGGGAGGACGACGGCCCCGAGTGCCCCTGTACGCGCCTCGCGGCCCTGCAGGAGCGATGCGAGACGACGGTGACCGACCGCCAGCGCCGCCTGGGGGACCCGGTCGTCGACAGTCACTCCCTGGACGGCCATGCCCTCTGTCGGTACCTCTACCACGACGCCGACTGGACCTACCCGGTGTTGACGGCGGCGACGACGCTCGCGGACGACCTCACGGCCCTCGCGCGCACCCTCGACTGCGAGGAGTGA
- a CDS encoding fumarylacetoacetate hydrolase family protein produces MRIGRYSHGDEAPWVGVRREESVVDLRSAGAAVGIDLPRSTRALLGEWRWQEKAGLAVDSALETGVGRYDHDELDRHAPVGAPEKVVCVGLNYADHVEETDEDPPEEPVLFSKFPTSVVGPDDDIAWDPDLTDEVDFEAELVAVVGDRAREVSEDHAMDHVAGYTVGNDVSARDLQFDDGQWVRGKSLDTFAPTGPELVTSDEVADPEGLDIWTDVNGERLQDSSTEHLVFGVAELVAFCSRAFTLSPGDLVFTGTPPGVGAFRDPPIHLDDGDRVTVGVEGIGELTSDCRHR; encoded by the coding sequence ATGCGAATCGGGAGATATTCACACGGCGACGAGGCGCCGTGGGTCGGCGTTCGGCGGGAAGAATCGGTCGTCGACCTGCGGTCCGCCGGCGCGGCCGTCGGCATCGACCTGCCACGCTCGACCCGCGCGTTGCTCGGAGAGTGGCGCTGGCAGGAGAAGGCGGGACTCGCGGTCGACTCCGCCCTCGAGACGGGCGTGGGACGCTACGACCACGACGAACTCGACCGGCACGCGCCGGTCGGTGCCCCGGAGAAGGTCGTCTGCGTCGGGTTGAACTACGCGGACCACGTCGAGGAGACAGACGAGGACCCGCCGGAGGAACCGGTCCTCTTCTCGAAGTTTCCCACGTCGGTCGTGGGCCCGGACGACGACATCGCGTGGGACCCGGACCTCACCGACGAGGTGGACTTCGAAGCGGAACTGGTCGCCGTCGTGGGCGACCGTGCCCGTGAGGTGAGCGAGGACCACGCGATGGACCACGTCGCCGGCTACACGGTCGGTAACGACGTCTCGGCGCGCGACCTGCAGTTCGACGACGGCCAGTGGGTCCGGGGCAAGAGCCTCGACACGTTCGCGCCTACTGGTCCCGAACTCGTCACCAGCGACGAGGTGGCCGACCCGGAGGGACTCGACATCTGGACGGACGTGAACGGCGAGCGACTGCAGGACTCCTCGACGGAGCACCTCGTGTTCGGCGTCGCCGAACTCGTCGCGTTCTGCTCGCGCGCGTTCACGCTCTCGCCGGGCGACCTCGTGTTCACGGGCACGCCCCCGGGCGTCGGCGCGTTCCGCGACCCGCCGATTCACCTCGACGACGGGGACCGCGTGACGGTCGGCGTCGAGGGTATCGGCGAACTCACCAGCGACTGCAGACACCGCTGA
- a CDS encoding flavin reductase family protein: MELDPSTHDRSMYRTLTGTVVPRPIGWISTTSTEGVDNLAPYSFFNVVSVSPPVVMFAPGVRPHGLTDTARNVEETEEFVVNVVTAPFAEAMNRTSASVPSDESEFDFADLERAASTKVRPPRVAGVEVAYECELYDMQRVGSHHVVMGEVVYAHIDDGLLTEDGKVDVGNLDVVGRLAGSFYDSVESRFRMERPD; encoded by the coding sequence ATGGAACTCGATCCGAGCACCCACGACCGTTCGATGTACCGCACGCTGACCGGCACCGTCGTCCCGCGACCCATCGGCTGGATTTCGACGACGAGCACCGAGGGCGTCGACAACCTCGCGCCGTACTCCTTCTTCAACGTGGTGAGCGTCTCGCCGCCCGTCGTCATGTTCGCGCCGGGGGTCCGCCCCCACGGGTTGACCGACACCGCCCGGAACGTCGAGGAGACGGAGGAGTTCGTCGTCAACGTCGTCACCGCGCCGTTCGCGGAGGCAATGAATCGGACGAGCGCCTCGGTTCCGAGCGACGAGAGCGAGTTCGACTTCGCGGACCTCGAACGCGCCGCCTCGACGAAGGTGCGCCCGCCCCGCGTCGCGGGCGTCGAGGTGGCCTACGAGTGCGAACTGTACGACATGCAGCGGGTCGGATCGCACCACGTCGTCATGGGCGAGGTGGTGTACGCGCACATCGACGACGGCCTCCTGACCGAGGACGGGAAGGTGGACGTCGGGAACCTCGACGTCGTGGGGCGACTGGCCGGGAGCTTCTACGACTCCGTCGAGAGTCGCTTCCGGATGGAACGCCCCGACTGA